In Geminocystis sp. NIES-3709, a single genomic region encodes these proteins:
- a CDS encoding ABC transporter ATP-binding protein translates to MVNNSRLKKLISYLKPHLDKLYWGISALFVVNVIGVYIPWLIRNIFDDLQDNFSLNTIISYVLLLFILACIMWAIRMFSRVLIFGIGRQVEFDLKQLIFEHLLKLEPAYFSINTSGDLINRATSDVDNIRRLVGFAILSLINTVFAYGLTLPAMLLINVKLSLMALAIYPLMLFTVQLFSDKLRLDQLEVQEKLSDVSELIQEDMSGISLIKIYAQEDNEKKAFTEKNQSLLNANLKLAQTRNLLFPIIQGIANISLLILLWFGTNDIEKSLITVGDFIALIIYVERLVFPTALLGFTITTYQRGEVSIDRIDAIINAEPKIKNNASAVTLPIENIKGEIRAVNLNYAYPHSNYLALNNLNFTIEAGELVAIVGLIGSGKSTLANAIPRLLDIDAGQLFLDGIDITTINLTDLRKSIAYVPQESFLFSTTIKNNIAYSNPPGEMLDIEYAAKQAQIHPEIMIFPKQYDTLVGERGITLSGGQRQRSSLARALFADAPILILDDALSSVDNKTATQILENLQQEKGKTIIFITHQLSAVQNADRIFVMEGGKIVQSGKHEELFYQEGLYKSLWQQHQLQEILS, encoded by the coding sequence ATGGTTAACAACTCTCGGCTGAAAAAATTAATATCCTATTTAAAACCTCATCTCGATAAATTATATTGGGGTATTTCGGCTTTATTTGTTGTTAATGTTATCGGAGTTTATATTCCTTGGTTAATTCGCAATATTTTTGATGATTTACAAGATAATTTTTCTTTAAATACGATTATCAGTTATGTCCTCCTATTATTTATTTTAGCCTGTATAATGTGGGCTATTCGGATGTTTTCTAGGGTATTGATTTTTGGGATTGGAAGACAGGTAGAATTTGATTTAAAACAACTTATTTTTGAGCATTTATTAAAATTAGAACCAGCTTACTTTAGTATTAATACTTCAGGAGACTTAATCAATCGTGCCACTAGCGATGTTGATAATATTCGCCGATTAGTAGGGTTTGCTATTCTCAGTTTAATTAATACTGTTTTTGCTTATGGTTTAACTTTACCCGCCATGCTTTTGATCAATGTTAAATTGAGTTTAATGGCATTGGCTATTTATCCTTTAATGTTATTTACTGTCCAGTTATTTAGCGATAAATTAAGGTTGGATCAATTAGAAGTACAGGAAAAACTATCAGATGTTAGTGAGTTAATTCAAGAGGATATGAGCGGTATTTCTTTAATAAAAATTTACGCTCAGGAAGATAACGAAAAAAAGGCTTTTACTGAAAAAAATCAAAGTTTATTGAATGCTAATTTAAAGTTAGCTCAAACCCGTAATTTATTATTTCCAATTATTCAAGGTATCGCTAATATTAGTCTTTTAATTTTATTATGGTTTGGGACGAATGATATTGAAAAAAGTTTAATTACTGTAGGGGATTTTATTGCTTTAATTATTTATGTCGAAAGGTTAGTTTTTCCCACTGCTTTACTTGGTTTTACTATCACTACATATCAAAGAGGAGAGGTTAGTATCGATCGAATTGATGCTATTATCAATGCCGAACCGAAAATCAAAAATAATGCTTCTGCGGTAACTTTACCCATAGAAAACATTAAGGGAGAAATTCGAGCCGTTAATCTCAATTATGCTTATCCTCATAGTAATTATCTCGCTCTTAATAATCTTAATTTTACGATCGAAGCTGGGGAATTAGTAGCGATTGTGGGGTTAATTGGTTCAGGAAAATCTACTCTTGCTAATGCTATTCCCCGTTTATTAGATATTGATGCAGGACAACTATTTTTAGATGGTATCGATATTACCACCATTAATTTGACAGATTTGAGAAAATCGATCGCTTATGTACCACAGGAAAGTTTCTTATTCTCCACCACGATAAAAAATAATATTGCCTATAGTAATCCTCCAGGAGAAATGTTAGATATAGAATATGCCGCTAAACAAGCCCAAATTCATCCAGAAATCATGATTTTTCCGAAACAATATGATACTTTAGTGGGAGAACGAGGAATTACTCTATCAGGTGGACAAAGACAACGTAGTTCATTAGCTAGAGCATTATTTGCCGATGCCCCCATTCTTATTTTAGATGATGCTTTATCCAGTGTTGATAATAAAACCGCTACCCAAATCCTTGAAAATCTACAACAAGAAAAGGGTAAAACGATTATTTTTATTACTCATCAACTATCTGCTGTACAAAATGCTGATCGAATTTTTGTGATGGAAGGGGGCAAAATTGTGCAATCAGGCAAACATGAAGAATTATTCTATCAAGAAGGCTTATATAAATCCCTTTGGCAACAACATCAGTTACAAGAAATTTTGAGTTGA
- a CDS encoding sugar transferase encodes MTANSQLVSAKVIQSLARRGLVNISRQPSREQIRVTRAFLKRTFDIIFSASVLVIFSPLYLILAILIAISSPGPIFYAQERVGKNFKHFKCIKFRTMVVNADRVLADMLARCPEKRQEFEENFKLKDDPRITWIGKFLRITSLDEFPQFFNVLKGDMSVVGPRPLVPDELHKYGSKMDKVLTIKPGLTGLWQVSGRNDIPYPQRVLIDVYYVNHHNWFLDLWIILKTIGVVIFPQNSGAY; translated from the coding sequence ATGACTGCAAATAGCCAACTTGTTTCCGCAAAGGTAATTCAGAGTTTGGCAAGACGGGGTTTAGTTAATATCTCTCGTCAGCCAAGTAGAGAACAAATTAGAGTTACCAGAGCATTTTTAAAACGTACCTTTGATATTATCTTTTCCGCTTCTGTATTGGTGATTTTTTCACCTTTATATCTGATTTTAGCAATCTTAATCGCTATTAGTTCTCCCGGCCCTATATTTTACGCTCAAGAAAGGGTTGGTAAAAATTTTAAACATTTTAAGTGTATCAAATTCAGAACAATGGTAGTTAATGCCGATCGAGTATTAGCGGATATGTTAGCCCGATGTCCTGAAAAACGTCAAGAATTTGAGGAGAATTTTAAACTAAAAGATGATCCACGTATTACATGGATTGGCAAATTTCTACGCATCACCAGTTTAGATGAATTTCCTCAGTTTTTTAATGTTCTTAAAGGTGATATGAGTGTAGTTGGCCCTCGTCCTCTTGTTCCTGATGAGTTACACAAGTATGGTAGTAAAATGGATAAAGTTTTAACTATTAAACCCGGTCTTACAGGACTATGGCAAGTCTCTGGTAGAAATGATATTCCTTATCCTCAAAGAGTCTTAATTGATGTTTACTATGTTAATCATCATAACTGGTTTTTGGATTTGTGGATTATACTAAAGACCATTGGTGTAGTTATTTTTCCTCAAAATAGCGGAGCATACTAA
- the pstS gene encoding phosphate ABC transporter substrate-binding protein PstS: MVIDRMTDFNIRRRDFLYGLAGLSGSVIASQLPFESAQAQAVRINGAGASFPAPLFQRWFVEYNKINRNTQVNYQSVGSGAGIKQFMANTVDFGASDVAMKDEDIAKVSRGVVLLPVTAGSVVLAFNNKDVTTVKLTRQQLADIFLGKIKNWNQIGSPKSKPIKVIYRSDGSGTTGVFTKHLAAINSEWKSKVGEGTTVQWTTGIGAKGNEGVTATIQQTDGAIGYIEFGFAKKNGLKTAQLQNKAGKFVPATLQNAAVSLSQIQLPANLRAFAPDPSGDRAYPIVSFSWILAYKKYPDAKKVPSLKQVLNWAVSKTGGQKFSADLGYIPLPDNVIQKVTAAINTIS; the protein is encoded by the coding sequence ATGGTAATCGATCGAATGACTGATTTTAATATTAGAAGACGAGATTTTTTGTACGGTTTAGCAGGTTTATCTGGTAGTGTTATCGCTAGTCAGTTACCCTTTGAGTCTGCCCAAGCTCAGGCTGTTAGAATTAATGGTGCTGGTGCTAGTTTTCCTGCTCCTTTATTTCAACGTTGGTTTGTCGAGTACAATAAAATAAATAGAAACACTCAAGTTAACTATCAATCTGTTGGTAGTGGTGCTGGTATTAAGCAATTTATGGCAAATACCGTTGATTTTGGTGCTAGTGATGTAGCTATGAAAGATGAAGATATAGCTAAAGTTTCTCGTGGCGTAGTACTTTTACCTGTCACGGCTGGAAGTGTAGTTTTAGCTTTTAACAATAAGGATGTTACGACGGTTAAACTTACTCGTCAGCAATTAGCGGATATTTTCTTAGGTAAAATTAAGAATTGGAATCAAATCGGTTCTCCTAAAAGTAAGCCTATTAAAGTGATTTATCGTTCTGATGGTTCTGGTACAACTGGAGTCTTTACGAAGCATTTAGCCGCTATTAACTCTGAATGGAAAAGTAAAGTAGGAGAAGGTACAACTGTTCAGTGGACTACAGGTATCGGTGCAAAAGGTAATGAAGGTGTTACTGCTACTATTCAACAAACCGATGGTGCGATCGGTTATATAGAATTTGGTTTTGCGAAAAAAAATGGATTAAAAACGGCACAATTGCAGAATAAAGCGGGTAAATTTGTTCCTGCCACTTTGCAAAATGCGGCAGTGTCTTTATCGCAAATTCAGTTACCAGCTAACTTACGAGCTTTTGCTCCCGATCCTAGTGGCGATCGAGCTTATCCTATTGTATCCTTTAGTTGGATTCTGGCTTATAAAAAATATCCTGATGCTAAAAAAGTACCATCCTTAAAACAAGTGCTAAATTGGGCTGTGAGTAAAACTGGAGGACAAAAATTCAGTGCGGATTTAGGTTATATTCCCTTGCCTGATAACGTGATTCAAAAAGTAACCGCCGCTATTAATACCATTAGCTAA
- the corA gene encoding magnesium/cobalt transporter CorA, with protein MTISSNLTPEEKKNYFNYFYDKAGSEPGSLYINSSALPSHITLIEYNKSNASSKVNVKPQDCLSCIDNDLVSWADIQGLGSENILLEIGEVFQLHPLILEDVINVPQRPKMEDYKNQLLVVLHSIKLNKNRSGFLSEQISFVLSKNYLLTFQEDEINDFVTIRERIRLNQGKVRELGTDYLMYLLLDMLIDNYFPVLENYGERIEHLEDQIIVNPSRDTLQKIYRVRRELLALRRSIWPLRNLFNTLIREENELISEEVYVYLRDCYSHTIQILDILETYRELASSSMEFLISSMSNKMNEVITLLTIISSIFIPLTFIAGVYGMNFKYMPELEWHWGYFAVLTLMFLIGIVMIFYFWRRGWFKLFLKKKP; from the coding sequence ATGACTATATCATCTAATCTAACTCCAGAAGAAAAAAAAAATTATTTCAATTATTTTTATGATAAAGCTGGAAGTGAACCGGGTAGCCTTTATATTAATTCTTCAGCTTTACCATCTCATATTACTTTGATAGAATATAACAAGTCTAATGCTTCTAGTAAAGTGAATGTTAAACCTCAAGATTGCCTTTCTTGTATAGATAATGATTTAGTTTCTTGGGCTGATATTCAGGGATTAGGAAGTGAGAATATTTTGTTAGAAATTGGTGAAGTTTTTCAGCTACATCCTTTGATTTTAGAAGATGTCATTAATGTTCCTCAAAGACCGAAAATGGAAGATTACAAGAATCAATTGTTAGTAGTTCTTCACTCCATTAAACTTAATAAAAATCGTAGTGGTTTTCTCTCGGAACAAATCAGTTTTGTTTTAAGTAAAAATTATTTATTAACTTTTCAAGAAGATGAAATAAATGACTTTGTAACTATTAGAGAACGTATCCGATTAAATCAAGGCAAAGTTAGAGAATTAGGTACGGATTATTTAATGTATTTATTATTAGATATGTTAATCGATAATTATTTTCCTGTATTGGAAAATTATGGAGAAAGAATAGAGCATTTGGAAGATCAAATAATTGTAAATCCTAGTCGTGATACATTGCAAAAAATTTATCGTGTTCGGAGAGAATTATTAGCTTTACGACGATCGATTTGGCCTTTGCGTAATCTATTTAATACCTTAATTAGAGAAGAAAATGAGTTAATTAGTGAAGAAGTTTATGTTTATTTGAGAGATTGTTATTCTCATACTATCCAAATTTTAGATATTTTGGAAACTTATCGAGAATTGGCTTCTAGTTCAATGGAATTCCTTATATCATCTATGAGTAACAAAATGAATGAAGTCATAACTTTATTAACAATCATTTCCAGTATTTTTATTCCCCTAACTTTTATTGCAGGAGTTTACGGGATGAATTTTAAGTATATGCCAGAATTAGAATGGCATTGGGGATATTTTGCTGTTTTAACCTTAATGTTTTTGATTGGGATCGTTATGATTTTCTATTTTTGGCGACGGGGATGGTTTAAACTATTTTTGAAAAAAAAGCCGTGA
- a CDS encoding D-alanyl-D-alanine carboxypeptidase — protein sequence MFFSHLLAFLFNSSSPPSLPVIPWHEASIFQIPTDRDPQVQVIVDQYLQTLSRQGLATNRQGIWIQSNWAILADNQGKIPAPAASLTKIATTIASLNTWDLNHRFLTKIYTTGNINNGILQGDLIVEYGGDPLFVWEEAIVLGHKLQQLGINQVQGDLIIVGNWQMNYEENPIKSGELLKQGLNSKNWSQIIEKQYKEMKNSPSRPNISIKGSVKKMDIVADNSRLLLTHESLTLREILRLMNVYSNNKIAESLAQQIGGGAKVADITAKLTNIPREEILLQNGSGLGVDNRISPRAACRMLMILESQLEGSDINMGDLFPVAGVDKKGTVEHRNIPYGIPMKTGTLSVVSALAGVIPTAERNHVYFAIINYGSDIEDLRHKQDILLRNLEQHWTFKPLLPQKSIDISFGD from the coding sequence ATGTTTTTTTCTCATTTATTGGCTTTTTTGTTTAATTCTTCTTCTCCTCCATCTTTACCTGTAATTCCTTGGCATGAAGCCTCTATTTTTCAAATACCCACCGATCGAGATCCTCAAGTACAGGTTATAGTAGATCAATATTTACAAACTCTTTCCCGTCAAGGTTTAGCTACTAATCGACAAGGCATTTGGATTCAATCAAACTGGGCAATTCTAGCAGATAATCAAGGAAAAATACCAGCCCCTGCCGCATCTTTAACCAAAATAGCTACCACGATCGCATCTTTGAATACATGGGATTTAAACCATCGTTTTCTAACTAAAATTTACACTACAGGAAACATCAATAACGGTATTTTACAAGGAGATTTAATTGTAGAATATGGGGGAGATCCTTTATTTGTATGGGAAGAAGCGATCGTACTTGGTCATAAATTACAACAATTAGGCATTAATCAAGTACAAGGAGACTTAATTATCGTTGGTAATTGGCAGATGAATTATGAAGAAAATCCGATTAAGTCTGGAGAATTATTAAAACAAGGCTTAAATAGTAAAAATTGGTCGCAAATCATCGAAAAACAATACAAAGAGATGAAAAACTCTCCATCACGCCCGAATATATCAATAAAAGGGAGTGTAAAGAAGATGGATATAGTTGCTGATAACAGTCGATTATTATTAACCCATGAATCTTTAACTTTAAGAGAAATATTGCGGTTAATGAACGTTTACAGTAACAATAAAATAGCTGAATCTCTTGCCCAACAAATAGGAGGAGGAGCAAAAGTTGCTGATATTACGGCAAAATTAACGAATATACCTAGAGAAGAAATTTTATTACAAAATGGTTCAGGATTAGGCGTAGATAACCGTATTTCTCCTCGTGCCGCTTGTCGAATGTTGATGATTTTAGAAAGTCAATTAGAAGGTAGTGATATTAATATGGGGGACTTATTTCCCGTAGCTGGAGTAGATAAAAAAGGTACTGTGGAACATCGTAATATACCCTATGGTATTCCCATGAAAACAGGCACTCTATCGGTAGTAAGCGCCCTAGCTGGAGTTATTCCCACGGCGGAGAGAAACCATGTTTATTTTGCTATTATCAACTATGGTAGTGATATAGAAGATTTGAGACACAAACAGGATATTTTACTGCGTAATTTAGAACAACACTGGACTTTTAAACCTCTATTACCTCAAAAATCGATCGATATTTCCTTTGGTGATTAA
- a CDS encoding lipid-A-disaccharide synthase-related protein: protein MNDKRAKIIKILLISNGHGEDLNSSLIGEALKSIDHNLRVDSFPIVGEGKSYINKQINIVAPIEAMPSGGIFYLNIINLIKDLLSGLIGLTIRQIITINKIKNNYDLVVAVGDIVPLFFAYLTGKNYYSFIVSTSSYYEGKLKLPFLTKLLLRSSRCQVVFTRDQYTADDLQNQGLKKAKFMGYPIMDTLKPQGKNLELSPETPMIALLPGSRLPEALRNFTLQLQVCETLVKISEQDWAFRGALVPSITEDDLKSIEGWRYELGILTKKVEEKNVVVKVYNDAFADILLHCNLALGMAGTAVEQAVGLGKPVIQIPGKGPQFTYRFAEAQMRLLGNSVMTIDDAENTTLICEKTAQKIIKVLKDREFLAQCIANGIERVGNIGGSLNIAKEITGLFD from the coding sequence ATGAATGATAAACGAGCAAAAATAATTAAAATTTTATTAATTAGTAATGGTCATGGAGAGGATTTAAATAGTAGTTTAATTGGTGAGGCTTTAAAGTCGATCGATCATAATTTAAGGGTAGATAGTTTTCCTATTGTGGGAGAGGGAAAATCTTATATTAATAAGCAAATAAATATAGTCGCACCTATTGAAGCAATGCCTTCCGGTGGGATATTTTATCTCAACATTATTAACTTAATAAAAGATTTATTGTCTGGACTAATAGGATTAACTATTAGACAAATTATTACTATTAATAAAATAAAAAATAATTATGATTTAGTGGTAGCAGTTGGTGATATTGTTCCACTTTTTTTCGCTTATTTAACAGGAAAAAATTACTATAGTTTTATTGTTTCTACTTCTAGTTATTATGAAGGAAAATTAAAGTTACCTTTCTTAACAAAGTTACTGCTTCGATCGAGTCGTTGTCAAGTAGTCTTTACTAGAGATCAATATACTGCTGATGACTTGCAAAATCAAGGATTGAAAAAAGCTAAATTTATGGGCTATCCCATCATGGATACTTTAAAACCCCAAGGGAAAAATTTGGAATTATCCCCCGAAACTCCAATGATTGCCTTGTTGCCCGGAAGTCGATTACCAGAAGCCTTGAGAAATTTCACTCTACAACTACAGGTGTGCGAAACCCTTGTTAAAATCTCTGAACAAGATTGGGCATTTCGAGGTGCATTAGTACCTAGTATTACAGAAGATGATTTAAAATCGATCGAAGGTTGGCGCTATGAATTAGGGATTTTAACAAAAAAAGTTGAAGAGAAAAATGTTGTCGTGAAAGTTTATAATGATGCTTTCGCAGATATTTTATTACATTGTAATCTCGCATTAGGAATGGCAGGAACGGCAGTAGAACAAGCGGTTGGTTTAGGGAAACCAGTAATACAAATACCAGGAAAAGGCCCTCAATTTACCTATCGTTTTGCTGAAGCACAAATGAGACTATTAGGAAATAGTGTGATGACGATCGATGATGCAGAAAATACAACTTTAATTTGTGAAAAAACTGCCCAGAAAATTATAAAAGTATTAAAAGATCGAGAATTTTTAGCTCAATGTATTGCTAATGGAATAGAAAGAGTCGGTAATATAGGCGGTTCATTAAATATAGCGAAAGAAATTACAGGATTGTTCGATTAG
- the cax gene encoding calcium/proton exchanger, producing the protein MNKNLIFFILLVFIPISIVGHFLHWSEAVIFITAGLAIIPLAGFMGTATEEIAVVLGPNLGGLLNATFGNATELILAFIALKSGLVQVVKATLTGSIIGNLLLVMGFAMFLGGLRYKEQNFQPTAARLNASTMNLAVIALLLPTAVEYTSTGLTNSTIQTLSIGVAIVLIGVYLLTLLFSMKTHSYLYDVGVAENENEDKEKPPYKPNLVLWVGVLLIVTLGVAVESELLVESLEKATEVLGLPALFTGVIFLPIIGNAAEHATAVTVAMKDKMDLSVSVAVGSSLQIALFVAPVLVLAGWVIGQPMDLNFNPFELVAVAVSVLIANSISSDGNSNWLEGVLLLATYVVIALAFYFHPAIEGLV; encoded by the coding sequence ATGAATAAAAACCTCATCTTTTTTATCTTATTAGTCTTTATCCCTATCTCGATCGTGGGACATTTTCTTCATTGGAGTGAAGCAGTCATCTTTATCACCGCAGGTCTTGCTATTATACCTTTAGCTGGATTTATGGGAACTGCCACAGAAGAAATAGCAGTAGTATTAGGGCCAAACTTAGGAGGATTATTAAATGCAACCTTTGGTAACGCAACAGAATTAATTTTAGCTTTCATCGCTTTAAAAAGTGGTTTGGTGCAAGTTGTTAAAGCTACTTTAACAGGCTCAATCATAGGTAATTTGCTATTAGTAATGGGATTTGCTATGTTTTTAGGGGGATTGCGCTATAAAGAACAAAATTTTCAACCGACAGCCGCTCGTTTAAATGCTTCCACCATGAATTTAGCTGTAATAGCCCTTCTTTTGCCCACCGCAGTAGAATATACCTCCACGGGCTTAACTAATAGTACTATACAAACTCTATCCATTGGAGTTGCGATCGTATTAATTGGTGTTTACCTACTAACTCTTCTTTTTTCGATGAAAACCCATTCCTATTTATACGATGTAGGAGTAGCAGAAAATGAAAATGAAGATAAAGAAAAACCACCCTATAAACCCAATCTTGTGCTATGGGTAGGAGTATTATTAATAGTCACTCTAGGGGTAGCTGTGGAATCGGAATTATTAGTAGAATCCTTAGAAAAAGCCACTGAAGTTTTAGGTTTACCTGCTTTATTTACGGGAGTAATTTTCTTACCTATTATTGGTAATGCGGCAGAACACGCTACGGCTGTAACTGTTGCGATGAAAGATAAAATGGATTTATCCGTATCTGTGGCAGTCGGTTCAAGTCTCCAAATAGCTTTGTTTGTAGCACCAGTGTTAGTTCTCGCTGGTTGGGTAATTGGGCAACCGATGGATTTGAATTTTAACCCTTTTGAATTAGTCGCAGTAGCGGTATCAGTCTTAATTGCTAACTCTATTAGTTCTGATGGTAACTCAAATTGGTTAGAAGGTGTTTTATTATTAGCCACTTATGTGGTAATTGCTTTAGCCTTTTATTTCCATCCTGCGATCGAAGGTTTAGTGTAA
- the ahcY gene encoding adenosylhomocysteinase, which produces MVAIPTKLNYDIKDINLASLGRQRIEWAAREMPVLAQIRDRFNAEKPLAGIRLVACCHVTTETANLAIALQAGGADAVLIASNPLSTQDDVAACLVNDYGMPVFAIKGEDNATYHRHVQTALDHKPNVIIDDGSDVVATLIKERQHQLADLIGTTEETTTGIVRLEAMFRDGVLTFPAMNVNDADTKHFFDNRYGTGQSTLDGIIRATNVLLAGKTLVVAGYGWCGKGVAMRARGLGSNVVITEINPVKAIEAAMDGFRVMPMSEAASIGDVFVTVTGNKHIIRKEHFETMKDGAMVCNSGHFDIEIDLETLKGMSRDVKEVRNFTQQYLLNNGKSIIVLGEGRLVNLAAAEGHPSAVMDMSFANQALACEYLVKNQGSLQPGIHSIPTEVDQEIARLKLQAMGINIDTLTPSQIEYMNSWTVGT; this is translated from the coding sequence ATGGTTGCAATCCCTACCAAATTAAATTACGATATTAAAGATATTAATTTAGCAAGTTTAGGTCGTCAAAGAATTGAATGGGCCGCCCGAGAAATGCCTGTTCTAGCTCAAATAAGAGATCGTTTTAACGCTGAAAAACCTTTAGCTGGTATTCGTTTAGTCGCTTGTTGTCACGTTACCACTGAAACAGCTAATTTAGCGATCGCACTTCAAGCTGGAGGAGCTGATGCAGTATTAATTGCCAGTAACCCTCTTTCCACTCAAGATGATGTGGCCGCCTGTTTAGTAAATGATTACGGGATGCCCGTTTTTGCCATCAAAGGTGAAGATAACGCTACCTATCACCGTCATGTACAAACAGCATTAGATCATAAACCTAATGTAATCATTGATGATGGTTCAGATGTAGTTGCAACTTTGATTAAAGAAAGACAACATCAACTTGCAGATTTAATTGGCACAACAGAAGAAACCACCACTGGCATTGTGCGCCTAGAAGCAATGTTTAGAGATGGTGTTTTAACCTTCCCCGCCATGAATGTCAATGATGCTGATACTAAACACTTTTTTGATAATCGTTACGGAACAGGACAATCTACCCTTGATGGTATTATTAGAGCTACTAATGTTCTTTTAGCTGGTAAAACTCTTGTGGTTGCTGGTTATGGATGGTGTGGTAAAGGTGTCGCAATGCGAGCTCGTGGTTTAGGTTCAAACGTGGTTATCACTGAAATTAATCCCGTAAAAGCGATCGAAGCCGCTATGGATGGTTTCCGTGTTATGCCCATGAGTGAAGCCGCTAGTATTGGTGATGTTTTTGTGACTGTTACAGGGAATAAGCATATTATCCGTAAAGAACATTTTGAAACCATGAAAGATGGTGCAATGGTATGTAATTCTGGTCACTTTGACATTGAAATTGACTTAGAAACATTAAAAGGAATGTCAAGAGATGTAAAAGAAGTACGCAATTTTACCCAACAATATTTACTCAATAATGGTAAATCTATCATCGTATTAGGTGAAGGACGTTTAGTGAATTTAGCCGCCGCAGAAGGACATCCTAGTGCCGTTATGGACATGAGTTTTGCTAACCAAGCCTTAGCTTGTGAATATTTGGTTAAAAATCAAGGCAGTTTACAACCCGGTATTCATTCCATTCCCACAGAAGTAGATCAAGAAATTGCTCGATTAAAATTACAAGCGATGGGTATTAATATTGATACTCTTACCCCTTCTCAAATTGAGTATATGAACTCTTGGACTGTAGGAACGTAA
- a CDS encoding pentapeptide repeat-containing protein encodes MKKLIRFFVLILSLVILFTPHRAMAASSTAVTSTFESKDLSGQDFSGQNLQLAEFTKVKLENANFSNADLRGSVFNGVMADKINLSGSDFTNGLAYVTSFNDADLRNTIFREAIMLRSTFNNAQITGADFTQAVLDSQQIMKLCKYADGINATTGASTRQSLGCP; translated from the coding sequence TTGAAAAAATTGATTCGTTTTTTTGTTTTAATTTTAAGTTTAGTAATCTTATTTACTCCTCATCGTGCTATGGCGGCTAGTTCTACTGCAGTAACATCAACCTTTGAAAGTAAAGATTTAAGTGGACAAGATTTTTCTGGACAAAATTTACAACTAGCAGAGTTTACCAAAGTAAAATTGGAAAATGCAAATTTTAGTAATGCAGATTTGAGAGGAAGTGTTTTCAACGGTGTCATGGCAGATAAAATTAATTTATCTGGTTCGGATTTTACCAACGGTTTAGCTTATGTCACCAGTTTTAATGATGCAGATTTAAGAAATACTATTTTTAGAGAGGCAATCATGTTACGATCGACTTTTAATAATGCTCAAATAACTGGTGCAGACTTTACTCAGGCAGTCTTAGATAGTCAACAAATCATGAAACTATGTAAATATGCTGATGGTATCAATGCTACTACAGGTGCGAGTACTCGTCAATCTCTTGGTTGTCCATAG